The Shewanella pealeana ATCC 700345 genome contains the following window.
GATGAGTGAGTTAGATCAGCTGTTCTCACAAATCGGTAAAGGGGTACCAGAAGGGCTAAACAATTTCTTTGCCAGCATGAACGCCTTATCTGATATCCCTGGTGATTTGGGAATGCGAGGTTCAATGCTGACCAGCGCTAACCAATTAGCCGACAGCATTAATCAAATGCAAGGGCACCTTGATAGCCAGATGACTCAGACCAATGACCAGATTGCCGCAGTAACGACTCGTATCAATGAGATCAGTAAAGAATTAGGCAATATCAACAGAGAGCTGATGAAGTCTCAGGGCGAAGACATGCAGCTCTTAGACAAACAAGATGCACTGATTTTAGAGCTGAGTGAGTATGCCTCTGTTAACGTAGTGCCACTCGATTCAGGAGCCAAGAGTGTGATGCTTGGCGGTTCTATGATGTTGGTATCGGGCGAAGTCTCGATGCAAATGGGCACAGTGCAAGGTGACCCTTACCCTAATGAGTTACAGATCACCGCACAGTCGGGCAATAAGAGCATGATTGTTGATGCAACCAAACTGGGAGGTCAGTTAGGTGCATTAGTTAACTACCGCGATGAAACTTTGACCCCATCGCAGATGGAGTTTGGTCAATACGCATTAGGTGTAGCCGATGCGTTTAATCAGGCGCAGGCACAAGGTTTTGACTTAAATGGTCAAGTCGGCGCCAATATCTTTACCGATATTAACGACCCATCAATGCAGATTGGCCGTGTCGGTGCACTATCGAGCAATACGGGCACTGCAAATCTAAGCGTTAATATTGACGATGTTGGCAGTTTAACTGGCAGCAGTTATGAGCTTAAGTTTACCGCTCCATCAACCTATGAGCTAAAAGATGCCGCCAGCGGCAATATTACGCCGCTGACGTTAAACGGCACTAAGCTCGAGGGCGCTGATGGCTTTAGCATCGACATCGACGCGGGGGCACTCGCCTCTGGTGACACCTTTGAGATTCGTCCAACTTCGGGGGCGGCGGCCTCAATATCGGTCGAGATGACAGACGGTAAAGGCATTGCCGCGGCGGGAACTAAAATTACTGCCGATGCGGCAAACACCGGTAATAGCCAAGTCAAGCTTGTGAGTATCGATGACAGAACGGACACCAATTTCCCGGTTACAGGTTCAGAGCTCACCTTTGAAATCGATCCTGCTGCCACGCCGCCCACATTTGAAGTGTTTGACGTTGATGGCACATCGCTTGGCGCCGCCGCAGCTTATACACCCCCGAATATCAGCGCTCATGGTTTTACCTTCGAGATTGATTCTACCGCAGCGACTGCGGAGAAGTTTACCTTCGACTTATCATTTGCTGAAGGTGATAACACTAACATGGTGAACATGGCCAAGCTCAATGAAGCTAAATTGATGAATGGTGGCAAAACAACGTTAAATGACGTGTATGAAAACACTAAGTTTGATGTGGGCAGCAAGACTAAAGCTGCTGAGGTTGCTATGGGGTCTGCTGATGCAATATACACTCAAGCCTATACCCGAGTACAAAGTGTGTCAGGGGTTAATCTTGATGAAGAGGCGGCAAACTTGATGCGTTTTCAACAGTCTTATCAGGCGTCGGCACGGATCATGACCACAGCCAATGAAATATTCAACACACTATTTAGTTCTCTGCGTTAGCACTGAAGACTTCAAGGTTTGAGATAGGATTAGGGACAGAGCTTAGGGCTTAGGGCTTAGGGCTTAAGAATAGGAATTAAGATTATGCGAATTTCAACAGCGCAAATGTTTCATCAAACTAGCAGTAATGTCTTAAAAGGTCAGTCTGCTACCAGCCAGATCTTGGAGCAGTTGGCGTCAGGAAAAAAAGTGAATACCGCTGGTGATGACCCTATCGCCGCAGCAGGGATCGATAACCTAAATCAGCAAAGCGCGTTAACCAATCAGTTTTTAAAGAATATTGATTATGCGAGTAACCGACTCGCAGTAAGTGAAAGTAAGATTGGCAGCGCCGAAACGTTAATACAAAGTATGCAC
Protein-coding sequences here:
- the flgK gene encoding flagellar hook-associated protein FlgK, yielding MSLDLMNIARTGVLASQSQLAITSNNIANANTAGYNRQVVSQSALDSQRMGNDFYGAGTYVSDVKRVYNDYATRELRIGSTAVSETQTTFGKMSELDQLFSQIGKGVPEGLNNFFASMNALSDIPGDLGMRGSMLTSANQLADSINQMQGHLDSQMTQTNDQIAAVTTRINEISKELGNINRELMKSQGEDMQLLDKQDALILELSEYASVNVVPLDSGAKSVMLGGSMMLVSGEVSMQMGTVQGDPYPNELQITAQSGNKSMIVDATKLGGQLGALVNYRDETLTPSQMEFGQYALGVADAFNQAQAQGFDLNGQVGANIFTDINDPSMQIGRVGALSSNTGTANLSVNIDDVGSLTGSSYELKFTAPSTYELKDAASGNITPLTLNGTKLEGADGFSIDIDAGALASGDTFEIRPTSGAAASISVEMTDGKGIAAAGTKITADAANTGNSQVKLVSIDDRTDTNFPVTGSELTFEIDPAATPPTFEVFDVDGTSLGAAAAYTPPNISAHGFTFEIDSTAATAEKFTFDLSFAEGDNTNMVNMAKLNEAKLMNGGKTTLNDVYENTKFDVGSKTKAAEVAMGSADAIYTQAYTRVQSVSGVNLDEEAANLMRFQQSYQASARIMTTANEIFNTLFSSLR